Proteins encoded together in one Triticum dicoccoides isolate Atlit2015 ecotype Zavitan chromosome 7B, WEW_v2.0, whole genome shotgun sequence window:
- the LOC119339025 gene encoding uncharacterized protein LOC119339025, which yields MKIKKSIVSAPPAPPAEIASHPIHPEHKLLLVTTDDVEFRCDGCKERWAGGRYTCEHYGEQQQHRDCGFDLHIGCALAPDVLEIPLLFEGCAFVLLHEPPPPDPADHRVCDACGEKVLGLVYHCFDRDLDLHPSCARLPQSVDLDGLTFELCRDHVPSRSCVLCKGRRCRRKFLSYRSEWDGEAVYLHVACVKEMAYESLKSGHGSHEGGGKMVVQANKAPSLKVALALKKAQTSTKRFKRFLKIVGFFARVVIGVIFGDPTAMIAAVVEVVFSGGGG from the coding sequence ATGAAGATCAAGAAGAGTATCGTGAGCGCTCCTCCGGCGCCGCCGGCTGAGATCGCCTCCCACCCCATCCATCCTGAGCACAAGCTGCTGCTTGTCACCACCGATGACGTGGAGTTCAGGTGCGACGGCTGCAAGGAGAGGTGGGCCGGCGGGAGGTACACCTGCGAGCACTACGGCGAGCAGCAGCAGCACCGCGACTGCGGCTTCGACCTCCACATCGGCTGCGCGCTCGCGCCGGACGTGCTGGAGATCCCTCTGTTGTTCGAGGGGTGCGCGTTCGTGCTCCTCCACGAGCCCCCGCCTCCCGACCCCGCTGACCACAGGGTCTGCGACGCGTGCGGCGAGAAGGTGCTCGGCCTCGTGTACCACTGCTTCGACCGCGACCTCGACCTCCACCCGTCCTGCGCGCGCCTGCCTCAGAGCGTCGACCTCGACGGCCTCACCTTCGAGCTCTGCCGCGACCACGTGCCGAGCCGGAGCTGCGTCCTCTGCAAGGGGCGCCGCTGCCGGCGCAAGTTCTTGTCGTATCGCTCTGAGTGGGACGGCGAGGCCGTTTACCTGCACGTGGCCTGCGTGAAGGAGATGGCTTACGAGAGCCTCAAGTCCGGCCACGGCAGCCATGAGGGCGGCGGGAAGATGGTCGTGCAAGCGAATAAAGCCCCGTCTTTGAAGGTGGCGCTGGCGCTGAAGAAGGCTCAGACTAGCACCAAGCGCTTCAAACGTTTCCTTAAGATTGTCGGATTCTTCGCTCGCGTCGTCATCGGCGTGATCTTTGGGGACCCGACGGCGATGATCGCTGCGGTTGTGGAGGTTGtcttctccggcggcggcggatag